One Egibacteraceae bacterium genomic region harbors:
- the lon gene encoding endopeptidase La: MPDLTDTTLPVLPLPAGVVIPGMVVNLAAETEEAKEAVAAAGHAGGRLLLVPQVGSRHAAVGTVATIEHDEPLPSGGRGVVVRGLSRAKIGAGQAGEGGVLWVSVEDVVDPTEVTPEVTELMREYRAVVAEILEHRNARGVAEAIAGMTDPGQLADTAVYSPDLDAEQRIELLETLDVRARLEKALAWAKDSLAEMSIRDRVRSQVTDGMERDQREHLLRRQLEAIRTELGDADGDDPVAEYRRRLAEADLPEPVQAAVTKEIDRLERMGEQNPEHGWVRTWLDTIFELPWGVRTDDEFDLRAARAVLDADHSGLDEVKERLVEFLAVRKLRRERTAEAGDQSAHVPAGAAEAPATTATERGDGAILALVGPPGVGKTSLGESVARALGRRFVRVALGGVRDEAEIRGHRRTYVGAQPGRIARALREAGSLNPVVLLDELDKVGADWRGDPTSALLEVLDPAQNHTFRDHYLEVDLDLSDVLFLATANVADTIPPALYDRLEIIRLDGYTEREKAAIARAHLLPRQLERAGLRPDELDVSDEAIAAIVDGWTREAGVRGLERQLGKLARKAATRIATGAATPPITVDTDALRELLGRPTAQRDEVDREPVPGIATGLAVTGAGGDVLAVEANAADGEPGLTLTGQLGDVMRESAEIALSWVRAHLTDLGVPAEAVTGRRFHVHVPAGAIPKDGPSAGITMVTALASLVSGRAVRPDVGMTGEVTLTGRVLPIGGVKQKVLAAHRAGLREVILPQRNEDDLDDVPAEIRDDLTFHFAERIGEVLSAALEEPAPVTS, from the coding sequence ATGCCAGATCTCACCGACACGACACTGCCCGTCCTGCCGCTGCCCGCCGGGGTGGTCATCCCCGGCATGGTCGTGAACCTGGCTGCGGAGACCGAGGAGGCCAAGGAGGCCGTCGCCGCCGCCGGCCACGCCGGCGGGCGACTGCTCCTGGTGCCGCAGGTGGGCAGCCGTCACGCCGCGGTCGGCACCGTGGCCACCATCGAGCATGACGAGCCGCTGCCCAGCGGGGGCCGCGGCGTGGTCGTCCGCGGGCTGTCGCGCGCCAAGATCGGCGCCGGCCAGGCCGGCGAGGGCGGGGTGCTCTGGGTGAGCGTGGAGGACGTCGTCGACCCCACGGAGGTGACGCCCGAGGTCACCGAGCTGATGCGCGAGTACCGGGCCGTGGTGGCCGAGATCCTGGAGCACCGCAACGCCCGGGGCGTGGCCGAGGCCATCGCCGGGATGACCGATCCCGGCCAGCTCGCCGACACCGCGGTCTACTCCCCGGACCTCGACGCCGAGCAGCGCATCGAGCTGCTGGAGACCCTCGACGTGCGCGCCCGCCTGGAGAAGGCGCTGGCCTGGGCCAAGGACAGCCTGGCCGAGATGAGCATCCGCGACCGCGTGCGCTCCCAGGTGACCGACGGGATGGAACGCGACCAGCGCGAGCACCTCCTGCGCCGCCAGCTGGAGGCCATCCGCACCGAGCTCGGCGACGCCGACGGTGACGACCCCGTGGCCGAGTACCGCCGTCGGCTGGCCGAGGCCGACCTGCCCGAGCCCGTGCAGGCCGCCGTCACCAAGGAGATCGACCGGCTCGAGCGCATGGGCGAGCAGAACCCCGAGCACGGCTGGGTCCGGACGTGGCTCGACACGATCTTCGAGCTGCCCTGGGGGGTGCGCACCGACGACGAGTTCGACCTGCGTGCCGCCAGGGCCGTGCTCGACGCGGACCACAGCGGCCTGGACGAGGTGAAGGAGCGGCTGGTGGAGTTCCTCGCTGTCCGCAAGCTGCGCCGGGAGCGCACGGCCGAGGCTGGCGACCAGTCCGCGCACGTCCCCGCCGGGGCGGCGGAGGCACCGGCCACCACCGCCACCGAGCGCGGCGACGGAGCGATCCTCGCCCTGGTGGGTCCGCCTGGCGTGGGCAAGACCTCGCTGGGCGAGTCGGTGGCCCGGGCGCTCGGGCGGCGCTTCGTGCGCGTGGCCCTCGGTGGCGTGCGCGACGAGGCGGAGATCCGCGGCCACCGCCGCACCTACGTGGGCGCCCAGCCGGGCCGCATCGCCCGGGCGCTGCGGGAGGCCGGCAGCCTGAACCCGGTGGTCCTGCTCGACGAGCTCGACAAGGTCGGTGCGGACTGGCGCGGCGATCCCACCTCCGCGCTGCTCGAGGTCCTCGACCCGGCGCAGAACCACACCTTCCGCGACCACTACCTGGAGGTCGACCTCGACCTGTCCGACGTGCTGTTCCTGGCGACGGCCAACGTCGCCGACACGATCCCTCCGGCGCTGTACGACCGGTTGGAGATCATCCGGCTTGACGGCTACACGGAGCGGGAGAAGGCCGCGATCGCGCGCGCCCATCTGCTGCCCCGCCAGCTCGAGCGCGCCGGGCTGCGCCCCGACGAGCTCGACGTGAGCGACGAGGCGATCGCTGCCATCGTGGACGGCTGGACCCGCGAGGCCGGCGTGCGCGGCCTCGAGCGGCAGCTCGGCAAGCTGGCCCGCAAGGCCGCGACCCGCATCGCCACGGGCGCGGCCACTCCGCCGATCACCGTCGACACCGACGCGCTGCGCGAGCTGCTCGGCCGCCCGACCGCCCAGCGCGACGAGGTGGACCGCGAGCCCGTGCCGGGCATCGCGACCGGCCTGGCCGTGACCGGTGCCGGGGGCGACGTGCTCGCCGTCGAGGCCAACGCCGCCGACGGCGAACCGGGGCTGACCCTGACCGGCCAGCTCGGCGACGTCATGCGCGAGTCCGCCGAGATCGCCCTGTCCTGGGTCCGCGCCCACCTCACCGACCTTGGTGTGCCCGCGGAGGCCGTGACCGGCCGCCGCTTCCACGTGCACGTGCCCGCCGGCGCCATCCCGAAGGACGGCCCGTCGGCCGGCATCACGATGGTCACCGCGCTGGCGAGCCTGGTGTCCGGGCGGGCGGTGCGCCCCGATGTGGGCATGACCGGCGAGGTCACCCTCACCGGCCGGGTGCTGCCCATCGGCGGGGTGAAGCAGAAGGTGCTGGCCGCCCACCGCGCCGGTCTGCGTGAGGTGATCCTGCCGCAGCGCAACGAGGACGACCTCGATGACGTGCCCGCGGAGATCCGCGACGACCTGACCTTCCACTTCGCCGAGCGCATCGGCGAGGTGCTGTCCGCCGCACTGGAAGAACCCGCGCCCGTGACGTCGTGA
- the ybaL gene encoding YbaL family putative K(+) efflux transporter: MPQHTELIFFVAVGFGLAFLLGLLANKLRLPPLVGYLVAGVAVGPFTPGFVGDQDIAAQLAEIGVILLMFGVGMHFSVRDLLAVRRISLPGAVFQITVATALGVGLTQLWGWTLGEGLVLGLALSVASTVVLLRALEDQGLLDSVDGRIAVGWLIVEDLAMVLALVLLPALAGPLGGTTPEGAGGPLWVTLAITLAKVIAFLAVMWVGGRRAVPWFLGHVARSGSRELFTLAVLAIALGIAVGAAALFGVSLALGAFFAGLVVSESEVSEQTAADAVPFQDAFAVLFFVSVGMLFDPAVLVENPLGVVSVLAIILVGKSLAAFGIVLLFRYPLRTALVVAASLAQIGEFSFILVVLGDSLGLLPDGAQSLVLAGALLSITLNPFLFAATGPISRWIHARPRLQQVLERPAGDLTELPTTVVEDELTDHVVLVGHGRVGAPVAEALQHRGIPYVVIEQNRELVSDLKEQGLPVVYGDASRPGILEHAHLERARLLLVTTPDAFEAGAVIDLAKDVNPDVDVAVRTHSDAERAEMEQRGVGRAVVAEREVALALLRYAFGTFGIVEDMSAVAARTLKITRPHDGRTEPT; the protein is encoded by the coding sequence ATGCCCCAGCACACCGAGCTCATCTTCTTCGTCGCGGTTGGTTTCGGCCTGGCCTTCCTGCTGGGCCTGTTGGCGAACAAGCTGCGGCTTCCGCCCCTGGTCGGCTACCTCGTCGCCGGGGTCGCGGTCGGACCGTTCACACCGGGGTTCGTGGGCGATCAGGATATCGCCGCGCAGCTCGCCGAGATCGGCGTCATCCTGCTGATGTTCGGTGTCGGCATGCACTTCTCGGTTCGCGACCTGCTGGCGGTGCGGCGGATATCGCTACCGGGCGCGGTCTTCCAGATCACCGTCGCCACGGCTCTCGGCGTCGGTCTGACCCAACTGTGGGGCTGGACGCTCGGGGAGGGGCTGGTGCTGGGCTTGGCGCTGTCGGTGGCCAGCACGGTCGTGCTGCTGCGCGCGCTGGAGGACCAAGGGCTCCTGGATTCGGTCGACGGCAGGATCGCGGTGGGGTGGCTGATCGTCGAAGACCTCGCGATGGTGCTGGCGCTGGTGCTGCTGCCCGCCCTGGCCGGACCCCTCGGTGGGACGACCCCCGAGGGCGCCGGCGGTCCGCTGTGGGTGACGCTGGCGATCACGTTGGCGAAGGTGATCGCGTTCCTGGCCGTGATGTGGGTGGGGGGACGCCGCGCGGTGCCGTGGTTCCTCGGCCACGTGGCCCGCAGCGGCTCACGCGAGCTGTTCACCCTGGCGGTCCTGGCCATCGCCCTCGGCATCGCCGTCGGCGCCGCCGCCCTCTTCGGTGTCTCCCTGGCGCTGGGCGCCTTCTTCGCCGGCCTGGTCGTCAGCGAGTCGGAGGTCAGCGAACAGACAGCCGCCGACGCGGTGCCGTTCCAGGATGCCTTCGCGGTGCTGTTCTTCGTGTCCGTGGGGATGCTGTTCGACCCCGCCGTCCTGGTGGAGAACCCCCTGGGGGTGGTGTCGGTCCTGGCGATCATCCTCGTCGGCAAGTCGTTGGCGGCCTTCGGCATCGTCCTGCTGTTCCGCTACCCTCTGCGCACGGCACTGGTCGTGGCGGCGAGCCTGGCCCAGATCGGGGAGTTCTCCTTCATCCTGGTGGTGCTCGGCGACTCGCTGGGTCTGCTGCCCGACGGCGCACAGAGCCTGGTCCTGGCCGGAGCCCTGCTGTCCATCACCCTCAACCCCTTCCTGTTCGCTGCGACCGGCCCCATCTCGCGCTGGATCCACGCCCGCCCGCGGCTGCAGCAGGTCCTGGAGCGTCCGGCCGGCGACCTCACCGAGCTTCCTACCACCGTCGTCGAGGACGAGCTGACCGACCACGTGGTCCTGGTCGGTCACGGTCGGGTCGGCGCCCCCGTTGCCGAGGCGCTCCAGCACCGGGGCATCCCCTACGTCGTGATCGAACAGAACCGCGAGCTGGTCAGTGACCTGAAGGAGCAAGGGCTCCCAGTCGTCTACGGCGACGCGTCACGCCCGGGCATCCTCGAGCACGCCCACCTCGAGCGTGCGCGGTTGCTGCTGGTGACCACCCCCGATGCCTTCGAGGCCGGCGCGGTCATCGATCTGGCCAAGGACGTCAACCCCGACGTGGACGTCGCGGTGCGCACCCACTCCGACGCGGAACGCGCCGAGATGGAGCAACGCGGCGTCGGACGGGCGGTGGTGGCCGAGCGCGAGGTCGCCCTCGCCCTCCTGCGCTACGCCTTCGGGACGTTCGGCATCGTGGAGGACATGTCGGCGGTGGCCGCCAGGACCCTGAAGATCACCCGACCACACGACGGCCGCACCGAACCGACCTGA
- a CDS encoding VIT1/CCC1 family protein, whose protein sequence is MSTKQSRRYRRYLGAETDGAAIYRALAERSDGQRREILFHLAEAEQRHAGHWADRLAALGEERPDPATMRPGWRAQVLIRLARRLGTRVVIPLLERGEAAEIRRYDDEPAAPASMTSDERIHARVVASLFPSWRTRLSGSLRAGTFGVNDGLVSNLALVMGVAGGQASDRGILLAGLVGLLGGGLSMGIGEWISVTTQRELWEGEVELDTHDLEALPAEGANELSLLFRAKGAQPERAAAMAREVLGDARAGAHLLANETLGFDPQALGSPWGAALSNFGAFVSGAAIPVLPYVVGSGTGAFVWAIVGSAVALFGVGALLSLLTYRPMALAGARQLAIGALAAGATYLLGGVVGGAL, encoded by the coding sequence GTGAGCACCAAGCAGTCGCGCAGGTACCGCCGCTACCTCGGCGCCGAGACGGACGGTGCGGCGATCTACCGAGCGCTTGCCGAGCGGAGCGACGGGCAGCGGCGCGAGATCCTGTTCCACCTCGCCGAGGCCGAGCAACGCCACGCCGGGCACTGGGCCGACCGACTCGCGGCGCTCGGCGAGGAGCGCCCCGACCCGGCCACGATGCGCCCGGGGTGGCGTGCACAGGTCCTGATCCGCCTGGCCCGCCGGCTCGGCACGCGTGTGGTCATCCCGCTGCTCGAACGCGGTGAGGCGGCCGAGATCCGCCGGTACGACGACGAGCCCGCGGCGCCGGCCAGCATGACCAGCGACGAGCGCATCCACGCCCGGGTGGTCGCGAGCCTGTTCCCGTCGTGGCGCACGCGCCTGTCGGGGTCGCTGCGCGCGGGCACGTTCGGCGTGAACGACGGCCTGGTGTCGAACCTCGCCCTGGTGATGGGCGTGGCCGGCGGTCAGGCGAGCGACCGGGGGATCCTGCTGGCCGGTCTGGTCGGCCTGCTCGGCGGGGGCCTGTCGATGGGCATCGGCGAGTGGATCTCGGTGACCACCCAACGGGAGCTGTGGGAGGGCGAGGTCGAGCTCGACACCCACGACCTGGAGGCGCTGCCCGCGGAGGGGGCCAACGAGCTCAGCCTGCTCTTCCGCGCCAAGGGCGCGCAGCCCGAACGGGCCGCCGCGATGGCCCGCGAGGTCCTCGGCGATGCGCGGGCGGGCGCACACCTGCTCGCCAACGAGACGCTCGGCTTCGACCCGCAGGCGCTCGGGTCACCGTGGGGCGCCGCGCTGTCGAACTTCGGCGCCTTCGTCAGCGGCGCCGCGATCCCCGTCCTGCCCTACGTGGTGGGCTCCGGCACGGGCGCCTTCGTCTGGGCCATAGTGGGATCCGCCGTGGCCCTCTTCGGCGTGGGGGCGCTCCTCAGCCTGCTGACCTACCGCCCGATGGCGCTCGCCGGGGCCCGTCAGCTCGCCATCGGCGCCCTGGCCGCCGGCGCCACGTACCTCCTGGGCGGGGTGGTCGGCGGCGCGCTGTGA
- a CDS encoding MMPL family transporter gives MERIARGMAGLVGRLPGVVVVAAVVATVAFAALSSQVEMAVGNEGFAPDNPQLQASETIDERFNGAGEGVVQILVSGSELVSADGVAAVQAITAAAQGSDAGPHLSERPDRPAVVSWLGPAQAALAEQGVDPAAADDDTVAATFTTALEALPPEQVGLVAGLLPAETDVNAASTDAALVLVFLETESIAPEGADAAAQFDAQVEVEADLAAAVRGADLPPDVTAEAFSFGLLFSETDAFEAELLRLFASAFVIIVVILAFVYWLRPGLGLTLVAAGRRTVADVLLTMVTIVMAILWMNGAAVLLGPGYAGVIGGLTEVSQIVPVLLIGLGVDYAIHLTSRYREEVATGAGVQESIRRAITTVGVALTLATVTTAVGFLTNVINPVPALKDFGILAAIGIVASFLLMLTFVPAVRLLLDRRAQRLGHLPREALARTSERVLPGVMARTAVLAERVPVATLLVTVVLGGALGVWGLSQLETRFSFTDFVSDESPIVATFDEIVERFGGGFGESTDVLVEGDVATPAVHNATVEAVDALTGVDDVATFGDQAQADSPVSVLGTLVAPGPDGAPLAPAVAAAAAAAGVGEDLTVAEDADVAGLYDAMLAAAPVEVARVLARDQAGRYDLSRVSIQSSAGEDGAAALSDNLDAAFAPVRSAGSSTVATSNQIINDVIVSALSDSQVSSMGVTLLAAMLLLAVTFWFRNRRPALGVLTVAPVVLVVLWTFGMMAATGIPFGPVTATIAALAIGIGVPYTIHITNRYLEDRVAYDDPAEAIRSTVRHTGGALAGSAFTTCAGFGILVTSTLTPFQQFGMVTVFAIGFALLAATLVLPSMLALWDRWHRRRAGREQAAPRRESAGV, from the coding sequence ATGGAGCGCATCGCGCGGGGCATGGCCGGGCTGGTCGGGCGTCTGCCCGGCGTGGTGGTCGTGGCTGCCGTGGTGGCCACGGTGGCCTTCGCCGCACTCTCCTCGCAGGTCGAGATGGCGGTGGGCAACGAGGGTTTCGCGCCAGACAACCCCCAGCTGCAGGCCAGCGAGACGATCGACGAGCGGTTCAACGGCGCGGGGGAGGGCGTCGTCCAGATCCTCGTCTCGGGGTCGGAGCTGGTCAGCGCCGACGGCGTCGCCGCAGTCCAGGCGATCACGGCTGCCGCCCAGGGCAGCGACGCCGGGCCCCACCTGTCCGAACGCCCCGACCGCCCGGCGGTGGTCTCCTGGCTCGGTCCGGCCCAGGCGGCGCTGGCCGAGCAGGGCGTCGACCCGGCGGCGGCCGACGACGACACGGTCGCGGCCACGTTCACCACGGCGCTCGAGGCGCTGCCGCCCGAACAGGTCGGCCTCGTGGCGGGGCTGCTGCCCGCCGAGACCGATGTGAACGCGGCGAGCACGGACGCGGCCCTGGTGCTCGTCTTCCTCGAGACGGAGAGCATCGCCCCGGAGGGTGCGGACGCCGCCGCGCAGTTCGACGCGCAGGTCGAGGTGGAGGCGGACCTGGCTGCCGCTGTTCGCGGCGCCGATCTGCCGCCCGACGTGACCGCGGAGGCGTTCAGCTTCGGGCTGCTGTTCTCCGAGACCGACGCGTTCGAGGCAGAGCTGCTGCGCCTGTTCGCCTCTGCCTTCGTGATCATCGTGGTCATCCTCGCCTTCGTGTACTGGCTGCGGCCCGGCCTGGGCCTCACCCTGGTGGCGGCGGGACGACGGACCGTCGCCGACGTGCTGCTGACCATGGTCACCATCGTCATGGCGATCCTGTGGATGAACGGCGCCGCCGTGCTGCTCGGTCCCGGCTACGCGGGGGTGATCGGCGGGCTGACGGAGGTCAGCCAGATCGTCCCGGTCCTGCTGATCGGGTTGGGGGTGGACTACGCGATCCACCTCACGTCGCGCTACCGCGAGGAGGTGGCCACGGGCGCCGGCGTGCAGGAGAGCATCCGTCGGGCGATCACGACCGTGGGCGTGGCGCTCACGCTCGCGACCGTGACGACCGCCGTCGGGTTCCTCACCAACGTGATCAACCCGGTCCCGGCGTTGAAGGACTTCGGTATCCTCGCCGCGATCGGCATCGTCGCGTCCTTCCTGCTCATGTTGACCTTCGTGCCGGCCGTGCGGTTGCTGCTGGACCGGCGAGCGCAACGGCTCGGCCACCTGCCCCGCGAGGCGTTGGCCCGCACGAGCGAGCGTGTTCTTCCGGGCGTGATGGCCCGGACGGCGGTGCTGGCCGAGCGGGTGCCGGTCGCGACGCTGCTCGTGACGGTCGTGCTCGGCGGGGCGCTGGGGGTCTGGGGGCTGTCCCAGCTCGAGACACGATTCAGCTTCACCGACTTCGTCAGCGACGAGTCCCCGATCGTTGCGACCTTCGACGAGATCGTGGAGCGCTTCGGCGGTGGGTTCGGCGAATCCACCGACGTCCTCGTCGAGGGCGACGTCGCCACCCCGGCCGTGCACAACGCCACCGTCGAGGCGGTCGACGCCCTCACCGGGGTCGACGACGTTGCGACCTTCGGCGACCAGGCGCAGGCCGACTCGCCGGTCAGCGTCCTCGGCACGCTCGTCGCGCCGGGCCCCGACGGGGCGCCACTGGCCCCGGCGGTGGCCGCGGCGGCGGCCGCCGCCGGCGTCGGCGAGGATCTCACGGTCGCCGAGGACGCCGATGTCGCCGGGCTCTACGACGCCATGCTGGCCGCCGCCCCGGTCGAGGTCGCACGGGTGCTCGCCCGGGACCAGGCTGGGCGCTACGACCTGTCGCGGGTGTCGATCCAGAGCAGCGCGGGGGAGGACGGCGCAGCCGCCCTGAGCGACAACCTCGACGCCGCCTTCGCACCCGTGCGCTCCGCGGGTTCCAGCACCGTGGCGACCAGCAACCAGATCATCAACGACGTGATCGTGTCGGCGCTGAGCGACTCGCAGGTGTCGTCGATGGGGGTGACGCTGCTCGCCGCGATGCTCCTGCTCGCCGTGACCTTCTGGTTCCGCAACCGCCGGCCCGCGCTCGGGGTCCTCACCGTGGCGCCGGTCGTGCTCGTGGTGCTGTGGACCTTCGGCATGATGGCCGCGACGGGCATCCCGTTCGGTCCGGTGACCGCCACGATCGCGGCGCTGGCGATCGGCATCGGCGTGCCGTACACGATCCACATCACCAACCGCTACCTGGAGGACCGGGTTGCCTACGACGACCCGGCGGAGGCGATCCGCTCCACGGTGCGCCACACCGGCGGCGCCCTGGCCGGCAGCGCGTTCACGACTTGCGCGGGGTTCGGCATCCTGGTCACCTCGACCCTCACCCCGTTCCAGCAGTTCGGGATGGTGACGGTCTTTGCGATCGGCTTCGCGCTGCTCGCCGCGACCCTGGTCCTGCCGAGCATGCTCGCCCTGTGGGACCGTTGGCACCGCCGCAGGGCCGGGCGGGAGCAGGCGGCCCCGCGCCGGGAGTCTGCCGGGGTCTGA
- a CDS encoding CocE/NonD family hydrolase encodes MREFCRCFAALLAVGLAVTASPATAQDAGVLPSHHVVESFDGTQLEATLFLPAGASPQAPAPLVLRTHGWGGSRETEVGSGTLSRLLAEGYAVVTWDSRGFGCSGGQIRIDDPDAEGRDVTALIDWAVTNAPIATDEHGDPIVGMSGGSYAGGIQTAGAAVDHRIDALAPEISWSDLRYSLYSGEVVNQGWVAILYSLGMATGTGQGLDPSCATDPSADGLDPAIHQAVTEYATTGRVSAGTEAFLAQSSLASYGARRPVAVPTLVLQGSVDTLFDLTDGHGIYRHVRDQGADARFVVFCGGHVACPATYADAGDRAYLDEAIVTWFARHLRGQDVATGAPVSYRTNEGVWRDAEVFAGDARVALSGAATGLPVVPVVDLPDPEEVLALVAAGPLEGIPALPITSAKVATPGDPRAATFPVAHADGGPLEVRGIPDVTLAVTGVAVSLDQALAPLGEHAAELPTHAVGDVLVGSLGPLGAVTGGLLGSIGGDGGSLGGVDGTVNVFVRLVHRESGAVLNLQEGAVRADITDGEAVVDVPMPGLAYTIPADHHLDLEVSTASIMHATGRTPALIDVAVSGAVPVAGNAVPVVDAAPVVSEARDGSDTVGPRRRPLPATGGGVGALALLVLFAAVALRQGG; translated from the coding sequence GTGCGAGAGTTCTGTCGGTGTTTCGCGGCACTGCTCGCCGTCGGGCTCGCGGTCACAGCGTCGCCGGCGACCGCGCAGGACGCCGGGGTCCTTCCGAGCCACCACGTGGTCGAGTCCTTCGACGGTACGCAGCTCGAGGCGACGCTGTTCCTGCCGGCTGGGGCCTCCCCGCAGGCACCCGCGCCGTTGGTCCTGCGCACCCACGGGTGGGGCGGCAGTCGCGAGACCGAGGTGGGAAGCGGCACGCTGTCGCGCCTGCTGGCCGAAGGGTACGCGGTCGTGACCTGGGACTCGCGGGGGTTCGGCTGCTCGGGCGGGCAGATCCGCATCGACGACCCCGATGCCGAGGGCCGCGACGTCACCGCGCTGATCGACTGGGCCGTCACCAACGCCCCGATCGCCACCGACGAGCACGGCGACCCGATCGTCGGCATGTCCGGCGGTTCCTACGCCGGCGGGATACAGACGGCCGGCGCGGCGGTCGACCACCGCATCGACGCGCTGGCGCCGGAGATCTCCTGGTCGGATCTGCGGTACTCGCTGTACTCGGGGGAGGTCGTCAACCAGGGATGGGTGGCGATCCTGTACAGCCTCGGGATGGCAACCGGCACGGGGCAGGGCCTCGACCCGTCGTGCGCGACGGACCCGAGCGCGGACGGGCTCGACCCCGCCATCCACCAAGCAGTGACCGAGTACGCCACCACCGGCAGGGTCTCCGCGGGCACCGAGGCGTTCCTGGCCCAGTCGAGCCTGGCGTCCTACGGCGCCCGACGCCCCGTCGCGGTCCCGACACTGGTCCTGCAGGGCAGCGTGGACACGCTGTTCGACCTGACGGACGGGCACGGCATCTACCGCCACGTACGCGACCAGGGCGCCGATGCGCGCTTCGTCGTCTTCTGCGGCGGTCACGTCGCCTGCCCGGCCACCTACGCCGACGCCGGCGACCGCGCCTACCTCGACGAGGCGATCGTGACGTGGTTCGCCCGTCACCTGCGCGGTCAGGACGTGGCGACGGGCGCACCGGTGTCCTACCGTACGAACGAGGGCGTCTGGCGCGACGCCGAGGTGTTCGCGGGCGACGCCCGGGTGGCGCTGTCGGGTGCGGCCACCGGCTTGCCGGTCGTGCCCGTGGTCGACCTGCCCGATCCCGAGGAGGTCCTGGCCCTCGTCGCGGCCGGCCCGCTAGAGGGCATCCCGGCCCTGCCCATCACGTCGGCCAAGGTGGCGACGCCGGGGGACCCGCGGGCGGCCACCTTCCCCGTTGCGCACGCCGACGGGGGACCGCTCGAGGTGCGCGGCATCCCCGACGTGACGCTCGCGGTGACGGGTGTGGCCGTCTCCCTCGACCAGGCGCTGGCGCCGCTGGGCGAGCACGCGGCCGAGCTGCCGACGCACGCCGTCGGTGACGTGCTCGTCGGCTCGCTCGGCCCGCTGGGCGCGGTGACCGGCGGCCTCCTCGGGAGCATCGGCGGGGACGGCGGGTCGCTGGGCGGGGTGGACGGGACCGTCAACGTCTTCGTGAGGCTCGTCCACCGCGAGTCCGGTGCGGTCCTGAACCTGCAGGAGGGCGCCGTGCGGGCCGATATCACCGATGGCGAGGCGGTCGTCGACGTGCCGATGCCGGGGTTGGCCTACACCATCCCCGCCGATCACCACCTCGACCTGGAGGTGTCGACGGCCAGCATCATGCACGCCACCGGCCGCACCCCGGCGCTGATCGACGTCGCCGTCTCGGGGGCCGTGCCGGTCGCCGGCAATGCCGTACCCGTCGTGGACGCAGCCCCCGTGGTCAGCGAGGCGCGTGACGGGTCTGACACAGTCGGCCCGCGCAGGCGGCCCCTGCCCGCCACCGGGGGAGGCGTCGGTGCT